GACGGTGAGCGAATCGCTTAAAGTTTTCCTCAGTTCAGATTGCAGTCTGCAACTCGACTGCATGAAGTTGGAATCGCTAGTAATCGCGGGTCAGCATACCGCGGTGAATACGTTCCCGGGCCTTGTACACACCGCCCGTCACACCATGGGAGTGGAATGCAGCTGAAATTGCCGGGAGCTGAGAGGCAGGTACTTAGGTTGTGTTTCATGACTGGGGTGAAGTCGTAACAAGGTAACTGTACCGGAAGGTGCGGTTGGATCACCTCCTTTCTAAGGATCGTCCACTAGAGCTTCTTCTTCTCGTTCAACAGAACTCAAAACCAACCCCGGACGTCGGTCCGGGTTTCGTTTTTTGGGCCAGAGGATCTTCCCTCTGGCCTTTTTGGGTTTGTGCAGGTTTTGAGTCGTTTACAGTCTGAAGCGGTTGGAGGGTGCAGCATCCCGGCCCCGATCACCTCGGGCATGTTTGCGCATCAGGTTGATGCAATTTTCAATGTAGATGGTGTTCAGGCGTCCATTGCGGTCCCTTGCCCCTGCGGCAAAATGCAGGCCCTGCACCCTGGTGTGCTCCAGAAAAGCCATCACCTGTTCTGGTGGCAAGCCTGAAGTGTCAGCAAGCACAGGCAAAGTGGTTTTCTCCAATTGCGTGAGTTTCTGGATTTTGTCTTGTCCCAAAAAGGCACTGTCTGCCTGACCTCGGGTGGTGACCTGACGGACCATGGGATAAAGGGCCAGTTGCAGGTAGTTTTTCACCAGATCCTGGGTCTGGTCAAAAGCCAAATTGACATTGACGCTGAACCCATGTGTGATGGCATCTTCCAGCAAATCCCAGTCCATCACGGTGTTGTGAATGGCCCCGAAGGTGATGTTTCGAATGCCGTGGTTCCAGTAGAGTTCCAGAATCTTGAGGGTGCGGCGTCTGCGGCCTTCTTCATAAGCGTAGTTCTCTGCATCTGGGCGCACCAGAATGGAAAGGGGAATGCGTGCAACATCCGAGCACAGCCCAATGGTTTTGAGGTCCGGACTGATGCCACCCTCTCTGAGGTTTCGCACCAGCACCATTGAGGTGGCCCCGGCATGCTGGGCTTCCCGAACCTCCATGGCGTTTTCGATGGCAACCTCAGCAATCATGGGTTCAGCATACCAGTTGTGACTGAAGTGTAAAGGTGGACGCCTGTCAACTTGGGCAATTCCCTTGTTTGCCCAGAGAACTAGATTTCGGAGGGTGACAGGGGAGCTGGCTGCATACACTGTTTAGCATGCGGATTGCCGTTGAACTGGTCCCCAAAACCTACGAACACCTTCAGGAGGAGTTGACCTTCATCCAGCGGGCTTTGCCTGCCGTGGACACCATCAATCTGCCTGACCTGATGCGTTATGACATCCGAAGCTGGGATGCATGCCGTCCAGTGCGTGACATTTTGCCTCAAAACAGCCCGATCCCCCACTTCAGGTCCATTGACATCAACCTGAAAAAGCCTTTGCCTTTTGCAGAAAATCTCCTGGAAATGGGAATCAAAGAGGTCATTGTGGTGACGGGAGATCCACCCACAGACATGAGCAAACGGGTGTATCCCACCTCTTGCATTGATGCCATCAAGAAGTTCAAACGTGAGCTGCCTGAAATTCAGGTCTATGCAGGTCTGGATCCTTACCGTTCCAGCTTGCGCAGTGAGCTGGAATACCTTGAACGGAAGCAGGAAGCGGGAGCCGCCGGTTTTTTCACCCAACCTTACTTTGATTTGCGCCTGATGGATGTTTTTCAGGAGATGTTTGAGCAGTCAGAGTGCCACAACATGCCCATTTTCTGGGGGGTCACTTCGGTGGTGGGTGTGCGTTCCAGACGCTATTGGGAAACCCGAAATCGGGCCATTTTTCCCAGAGGTTTCGAACCCACCCTGGAATGGAACCGTGAGTTTGTGTTGAAAGCCCTGCAGTGGGTGCGCGAACGGGACAGCAACATCTACCTGATGCCCATCAAGGTGGGCATTGCAGAATATCTGGATGGTTTGCTGTAAATGCAGTTCAAAAAAGACCCAGAGGAAAACGTCTGGGTCTTTTTGTTGGCTGGTTCAGAAGGACCAACGCACCCCAAACCTGCCTGTGGGGCCAATGGGCAAACTGTTGCAGTAGGACTCGGGGCAATTGTTGTTTGGGGCTTGCCAGAGGGTGCGGATCAGGGCCATGCCCCCTGTGGCATCAAGGGCCAGATTGGAGGTCAATTTGAAGCGAATGCCTCCCATCACTTCGGTGGCGGTGAGGGTCTGGATGTTGGGCTCATTCATGAACATCTGGCCCACATTCACATATGGGATGAATGTTCCCTCTCCAAAGAAATACTTCACACTGAGTCCAGTGCTGTAGGAGGGTCGGTTTGCACTTGGAGCAAAATGGGCATGGATTCCATAAGAAAAACCATCCGAGATCGGGGCTTCATATTCTGCACCGAAGCCATAGACTCCAGCTGTGAAAGCCACATTGCTCTGGGCATGAACTTGATTTGACAACACAAACAGAGAAAGGGTAAGGCATAACATTTCTTTTCGCATGATGGTTATTTTATGGATTTGCTGGGCTGTTAACCAGATGATCTTCAAGACAAGCCCTCACTGAAAGATTTGGCCTTTAATTTTCACGGTAAATGAACTGTAAGAAATTGACCAAGGCTTTTTTTCTTCATGAAAACTGTTTTTGATTGACAGTGCGGGGTCTGTTTCGTAACGTGAAGACCAGAATGGGCCATCGCCCACTCATGAGACCATGAAACACATTCTGCATTCGGGCACCTGGAATGTGTGGAGTCAGTGGTGCGACCGGCATGAGCTTTGCCTTCAGGCATGTTGCATTCATGCTGGCACGCCCCTCCAGAGAGGATGCTGCCTTGACCGTGTATTCTTCCTCACAACCTGAAAAAACGCTGGATCTTGATCAGGAACCTCCTGCGCCTGTGGGCATGTACGAAGCAATGTTTCGACTGAATCCCCTGCCGATGTGGGTGTACGACCTGCAGACCCTGAGGTTTCTGGAGGTCAATCAGGCTGCTCTCCTGCGCTATGGTTACACCCGAGCCGAATTCCTGTCCATGGACCTGATGGGCATCCGTCCTCCAGAGGAACAGAACCTTTTGAGGAAATATTTTTGTGCCCCATCGGAGCAGAGGGTCCTGGAAGAAGAGCGCAGTTGGATTCACCTGACCCGCTCTGGAGAGCATCTGGAAGTGCATGTGGAGTCTCAGGAGGTGGAGTTTCAGGGCAGGCCTGCCCGACTGGTGGTGGTGCAGGACATCACCGAGAAAAACCGCATTCAGAAAGCCCTTGAGGAGAGCCAGAGCCAGTTCAAATTGATTGCGGAGAACACCGTCAACCTGATCATCCGGTTTGATCGGGCATTTCAGGTCACCTATGTTTCTCCTTCGATTCAGACTTTGCTGGGTTACACCCCGCAGGAATTCATGGAGATTGCAGACCACCAGTACATCCATCCAGAAGACCGGGAAAGGGTGATTCAGGAGGTTTTGCAAGCTGTTCAGGAGAGGGCACACCAGAAAATTCTGGAGTACCGCCTCCAGCACAAATCCGGGTTTTACCTCTGGGGGGAGACCGCATTTCGCCTGATGTGGCAAGGGGAAGATTTTCAGGGCTTTGTGTCTTCCAGCCTGAACATCACCGACCGGGTGGAGGCGCGGCAGGAACTGATGGAATCCCTGACCACCCTTTCCCAGATGGTGCGCCTTGCCGAAGAACTGGAGCAGGCCAGTGACCCTCTGGACGTGATTCATCTGGCGTTGCAGCACTGCACCAGTGTGCTGCCTTTTGACTATGGCATGTTTGTGCAGGTGGAAGACCACCAGTATCAGGTGGGGACCTGTCTGAACCTGCAGCCTGCCCTTGCAGAAAACCTGCTGAGCCATTACCTGAGTCACTCCGGCCCAAGGTTGCTCCATGCCTTTTTGAAGGGCACGCCAGCTTTCTTTGATGCCCATGAGCCCCTGTGTGCCCCTCCAGAGCCCCTCCCCAGAGCACAGGCCTGTCAGGTGGCTTTGCTGCCCATCCGGGCAGATGGAAGGCTCAGGGGCTTTCTGGTGCTCGGGACCTTCGAGGACCGGTTGGCTTTCACCGAGAACAACCAGCGCATTTTGCGGGCCGTGCGCGACCGCATCTCCCATGCCTTTGAACGCAGTTCTTACATCGAGAAACTGTCTTTCAGCCGGGAGGAGACTCTCAAATCCATTGGAATGGTGCTGGAGTACCGGGATTATGAAACCAAAGGCCACACCGACCGGGTGGTGCACCTGACCCAGCTCCTGGGCCGCAAAATGGGCTTGCTGGGAGAGGCTCTGGATGCCCTCAGGTGGGGTGCTTACCTGCATGACACCGGAAAAATTGCCATTCCGGACCACATCCTTCTCAAACCTGCAAAACTTACCCCAGAGGAATTTGAGCAGGTCAAAAGGCACAGTGAAATCGGGCATGAAATGCTGAAAAACATCCCGAGTTTGCCCCCTTCCACACTGGATGTGATCTTGCACCACCATGAAAAATGGGATGGCAGTGGGTATCCCGGCAAGATGGCCGGATATTCGATTCCGCTGGTCGCCCGGATTTTCAGTGTGGTGGATGTCTATGATGCCTTGGTCTCCAGACGACCTTACAAAGAGCCATTCAGTCATGAGGCAGCCCTGCAGGAAATCCAGAGCTGTTCTGGCAGCATGTTTGATCCCCATGTGGTGCGGGCCTTCGTGGAATTGATGCAGGAAGAAACCGCTTCAGAGCATCCTGCTTCTTGAAAACCTGCTTCTCAACAACAAAAGCAACTCTGAACCACAATTCAGTCTGCCACCATGAATCACATCAGATCCATGAAGAGGGCTTCATGTTGGCACGTTAAATTGATAAAACCTGACAGTCCATCCATTTTCATCCGCTGTGTTCACAACACCGCAGTGTTCAGACCTCTGTGGGTCACTCTGGGCGCTTGGTGTTGGATTCACCCAGAGGTGTTTTTGCACCCTCAGGAGGCCCGAGAACCATGGAATTGATTCTGTCTCACCCCGTATTTCAGGGGCATTTGAACAACATGCCCGCCTGCAAAATGGAAGTCTATGCCGATGAAGACCGCCACCATGTCACCGTGATGATCCGTCTGGGTCGCCAGCATGATTTGCTGGACCCCCACCAGACCATCAATGCGTTTTACCGTCAAGTGCTGTTCCGTCATCTGACGCCAGCCAGCAGCCTGAAATTTTATTGTGTGACGGCTTCAGGAACGTACCAGCATGTGCAACTGGAGGGTTTGCCCGGAGGTTACACAGGAGGGCAACTCATGCCCTGTCTGTCCCTTCCAGCAACAGCCCGCAGCATGACTGCTTGATTCCATACACAACAGACAACAGCAAAGAGAAAACCAGAAGAGGCCAGAGCAAATCTGACCTCTTCTGATTTTGGTATTAAGGCAAGAACGCAAATCCTACAGGGGTTGGGCAGGGAAACAGGCCCACAGGTTCCAAGGTGCCTGCCTCTGCATCCCGTCTGAACACCATGATGGTGTCGCTGTCCTGATTGCCTGTCAGCACAAAGCGGGCATCTGGCGAAAGAACCATTCCTCTGGGCACCTTGCCTTGTGTGGAGACGGTTTCGATCAGGCTCAACTCTGTGGTGTCTGGATGCACCTCAAAGACCGCGATGCTGTCGTGGCCACGGTTGCCCACATAAATGAAACGTCCATCCGGGCTGACAAGCACTTCGGACGCAGAGTTTTTCTCTGCGGTGTGACCCTCTGGAAGGGTGGATGCGAGGTGCTGAACCACCATCAAGCCGGTGGCAGGTTCCACCACCAGACTGGCCACCTGGGAAGAAAGCTCCAGAGCCACGAAAGCCCGGGTGCCTGTGGCATCAAACTGGATGTGCCGGGGACCAGAGCCCTGTGGGAAGGCCACGATGTGCAAACGGTGCAGGGGGCCCTCTGGGCTTTGCAGGTCATAGACGTACACCTCATCGGTCCCGAGGTTGGTGGCGGCCATGTGGCGTCCTGCAGGGTGTGGGCGAATGCAGTGGGCGTGAGGGTGGTCCGCATGCTCGCCGGGGGTGTGGTGCTCATGCTGGTCTGTGGCGATGTGAGGAAACAGGGCTCCATCAGATTGGATGGGGTAAGCCACCACGGATTTTTCGCCCATGTAGTTGGCCACAAAGGCAAACTGGCCTTTCAGGTCCGTGCTGACGAAAGCCGTTGCCCCTTCCAGGGCAGACTGGGCACTGAGCAGGCGCAGCTTGTGGTCCTCCTGAACATGAAAGCTGTAGATGGCTCCTTGCTCGGTTTCACTGGCGGCCAGCACAGCATGACCCTCTGGATGGATGGCCACAAAAGTGGGGTTGGCCACCTCTGCAACCAGTTCTGCCTCTGAAAGCTGACCACTGGTGGGGTCAAGGGTCATGGTGTAGATGCCTTTTCCAGAGGCTCTGGGAACGTGGCCTGCGGACTGGGTGTAAGTTCCAATGTAAAAGCGTTGTGGTTGCATGGGTCTCCTGTCGAATTTCTTGCAGTATAAGCAAACCCTGCAAACCCATGGGTTGCATTTGCACGAAAGCCACAGGGCTGTCTAGCAAGGAAGCCCTTTTCAGAGCACAAAAAACCCCGGAAGTTCCGGGGCTGGTCTGAGGGGTTGATCTGAAAATCAATCTGTGGGGTTGTTGTAAGCAGAGGAAGCGGTCCCGGGCCCAGTGGAAGAACCGGGTTTCTCCAGTTGCTGACGCCAACGTTCGGTGAGTTTTCCAGCGGTTTCTCTGGAGCCCAGACCGAAAGCCAGAGCGAAGGCCACCGCAATGGCTCCGAGGGTCAGCCCGAAGGCAAGGTTCACAATTTCATTGGCGATGCCCATCTGGCGCAGGGCCATGGCACCGAACAGGGCGATGGTGGACCAGCGTGCCACCCCGGCCAGCAGGCGACCGTTCACACCACTGGCGCTGCTGGCAATCCGGGCAAGGAAGTTGGCAACCAGCAGTCCCACTGCAAAAATCACCATGCCCAGCGCAATCTGACCGATCAACTGGATGAAATTGCGGGTCAGGTTGGCGAGGGTTTCGGCTTGCAGCAACTCAAAGGCAGACACCAGAGCGAACAGCACGATGGTGGCATGCACCACATGGCCCGCAATGGCGCTTGGGGTGGTGTTGCCCACTGCGGGACTGCCAGTGGGTTGAAAACCCAGCATTTGGGGCAGTCGGTCAAAGTCCATGCTGGTCAGCAGACCACGCACCAGATCCCCCACAAAACGCCCAATGAAGAAAGCCAGAGCCAGCACCGCAGCAGCAGCGAAAATGTTGGGCAAGGCACTCAGAATGCGGTTGAGCATGTCGCTGATGGGGGCGGTGATGGATTGCAGTTGCAGGGCATCCAGAGCCGCAGTGATGAAAGGAATGATCACCAGACCGTACACCACGATGCCCAGCAGGTTGGAAAGGTGGGTTCCTGCAGGCAACCCTGCACGCATGGTCAGGCGGTCTACACCTGCGGTGGCAGCCACATTGGTCACCAGGGTGCGCAGCAATTTGGCCACGAAAGCCCCGATCAACAGAATCACTGCAGCCCCGAAGATCCTCGGGATGAAGGCCAGGAAAGTGTTGAGGAAACCTGTGGCTGGTGACAGCAGGCTGTTGAGGCCCAGAGCCCCCAGAATGCCGGGCAGGAAAAACAAGAGCACCAGACCATACACGATGTCTCCCACCGTTTTGCTGATCTGCACAGGTTCTCCCTGCTGGTGTCTGGCCATCCTTTCATCGACATGTGTGGCTTTGAGACCTTTGACGGTCAGCAGGCGGGCAAAATGCGCCACCACAAAAGCCGCCACTGCCAGCAGAATGGCTGTGAGCAGGTTGGGCAGGTAATTCAAAAACTGTTGCGTGTAAACCTGAATGGTGTCCATGGCTCCCCCTCGGGTGGTTTTGGCAACCCCCGCTGTGAAATGGCCTTTTGATGGGCCACACTTGCGTGTTGAGGTCATGATAGAAACCCTTTCACAAAGACATGACAGGATTTCTTACAGAACATGAGCAGATTGAGGAAAAATAAACAAACCCTAAAGCTGCTCTGTGACAAGGAAAAACACTCTGGATTTTTCAAAAACAAACACGAGCATGAACATTTCTTTAAGTCAACTCAGCTTTGAAGCGTTAAAATAAAACCAGATCTCAAGTTCGATGGAGCCAGCATGACAGACACCCAGGTCATTGCCGTCAAAAGTGTGGTGCTCCGGCACCTGTCCAGCCGCAAACCCAAAAGACCCTTCACCCTGTTCAGTGAAGTGTCCAGAGACCTCAGCCAGCAACCCCAGTTGCAGTGCTCCGATGAAGACGTGCGTGCCGTGGTGTGGATGCTGGTTTCGGAGGGATTGCTCAAAGTGTTGCCAGACCGCACCCTCCAGAAAAAAAGAGGGGCGCACTGAACCCCATTTGACGCAGATGCCGTTCACTGGTTAAGTTGATGCATGCTGGAAGCCAGACGGCAGGAGCGCAAATTTCTTGACACCCCCGACCAACGCAATGCTTATGCGCGGGATCGGGACCGGGTGTTTTACACCGATGAGTTTCGCAGGTTGGCGGAAATCACCCAGGTCATCACGCCCACCGGCTATGCCTTCCACAACCGCCTGACCCACACGCTGGAAGTCTCCCAAATTTCACGCAGAATTGCAGAAAAACTTCTGCGTGACCGCAAACACCAGAAAAAGCAAACTTTTCCAGAGATAGACCCGGATGTGGTGGAAACGGCAGCCCTGATCCATGACCTCGGGCATCCTCCTTTTGGTCACATTGGTGAGGCCGTGCTGGATGAACTGGTCAGTGTTCATGACCCGGATGGGTTTGAGGGAAACGCCCAGTCTTTCCGCATTGTGACCCGTCTGGCCGTGCAATCCCAGAGTTATGTGGGCCTCAACCTGACCCGTGCTTCTTTGCTGGCCGCCATGAAATACCCCCACCTGCGGGGTGAACTTCCCCTTGATCCCTCCAATGAGGTGCAGGCCAAACGCCACCGCAAATACGGGGCTTACCGGGACGATCTGGAGTATTTTTTGTTTGCCAGAGCGGGACAGAGCACCGAAATGCCCACCATCGAAGCGCAGATCATGGACCACGCCGATGACATCGCCTACTCCATCCATGATCTGGTGGATTTTTACCGTGCAGGCATCCTGCCTGCCGAGAACATGAAGCAAGACAGTTTTTTCGAGCGGTTTTTTGAACGTGAAAAGCATCTGGTGCTCAAGGACATCGACATTGAGGAACCTGAAGCGAAAACCTGCATCCGCAATGCCATTGACCTGATGGTGGGGGATTTCTACTCTGGACGGCGCATTGAGCATGCATCTTTGAAATCTGCTGCGTCCAATTTCATTTCCAATTACGTGGAAAACATCCGTTTGAATCCTGAGGGCACGGGTCTGTGCATTGATCCGACCTACAAGGTGGAGTTGGCGTTTTTCCGGCGCATGATCTGGGCTTATGTGATCCATCGGCCCCAGCTCAGCACCCAGCAGAGGGGCTACCGCAACATCATTGAAAACCTGTTCAGGATTTACTGGAACAGCATCGAAGACGATTACCAGCGCAACATTGTCCCCCCCAGATTCATGGAGGACATCGAGGTGTTGTTGAAAGTGGATCCTGAGCAGTACCGGGCCAGCAAAGCCCGTCTGGTCTCAGACATCATTTCTTCCTTTTCGGACCGTCAGGCCATCATGATGTACCGTCGTCTCAGTGGCATTGATCCGGGGCAGGTGACCGACTACATCTGAGAAAACGCCAATCCTGTAATTTTTTGGTAACGAATCTTTCAAGCAAAAATTGCTGCAAATAACACAAAATGAACACTTGTTTAGTTGTGTTACGCTTTTTTTAATCTGGGTTCTGTCATAGTATGTATACAAGAAAAAGAGAAAAGAAATGCTGGCATTGCAAGTCCGGCATTGTCTTCAGGTGCGGAGGTGTGTCATGCAATTGATTTTCATCGTCTTGTTTCTGCTGCTTCTGGTAGGAGTGGCCATCCTGATCTGCGCCATGGAATCACGTGAGTTGGAAATGGATGCTGACATCAACAGACCCATCCATTGAAATGAACTTCGATGAAAAGCCTCTGTACAGAGGCTTTTTTGTTTTGGTTCCCTGAACCCGAGCTTAAGAAAGTTTTAAGAAGGAAATCCCACAATTTCAGCAGGGCTTAAGCCCCACTTCCAGTGGTTTTCAACATGCCAGAGCACAATGGTCTCATCGGACAGGAAACAGCAAGTCAGGACCTGTGCAAGGGTCCTCATGTGTTTTTCAGGAGGTCAGAAGATGGAAGCTCTGGT
The sequence above is drawn from the Deinococcus misasensis DSM 22328 genome and encodes:
- a CDS encoding lactonase family protein, with product MQPQRFYIGTYTQSAGHVPRASGKGIYTMTLDPTSGQLSEAELVAEVANPTFVAIHPEGHAVLAASETEQGAIYSFHVQEDHKLRLLSAQSALEGATAFVSTDLKGQFAFVANYMGEKSVVAYPIQSDGALFPHIATDQHEHHTPGEHADHPHAHCIRPHPAGRHMAATNLGTDEVYVYDLQSPEGPLHRLHIVAFPQGSGPRHIQFDATGTRAFVALELSSQVASLVVEPATGLMVVQHLASTLPEGHTAEKNSASEVLVSPDGRFIYVGNRGHDSIAVFEVHPDTTELSLIETVSTQGKVPRGMVLSPDARFVLTGNQDSDTIMVFRRDAEAGTLEPVGLFPCPTPVGFAFLP
- a CDS encoding copper homeostasis protein CutC; its protein translation is MIAEVAIENAMEVREAQHAGATSMVLVRNLREGGISPDLKTIGLCSDVARIPLSILVRPDAENYAYEEGRRRRTLKILELYWNHGIRNITFGAIHNTVMDWDLLEDAITHGFSVNVNLAFDQTQDLVKNYLQLALYPMVRQVTTRGQADSAFLGQDKIQKLTQLEKTTLPVLADTSGLPPEQVMAFLEHTRVQGLHFAAGARDRNGRLNTIYIENCINLMRKHARGDRGRDAAPSNRFRL
- a CDS encoding mechanosensitive ion channel translates to MDTIQVYTQQFLNYLPNLLTAILLAVAAFVVAHFARLLTVKGLKATHVDERMARHQQGEPVQISKTVGDIVYGLVLLFFLPGILGALGLNSLLSPATGFLNTFLAFIPRIFGAAVILLIGAFVAKLLRTLVTNVAATAGVDRLTMRAGLPAGTHLSNLLGIVVYGLVIIPFITAALDALQLQSITAPISDMLNRILSALPNIFAAAAVLALAFFIGRFVGDLVRGLLTSMDFDRLPQMLGFQPTGSPAVGNTTPSAIAGHVVHATIVLFALVSAFELLQAETLANLTRNFIQLIGQIALGMVIFAVGLLVANFLARIASSASGVNGRLLAGVARWSTIALFGAMALRQMGIANEIVNLAFGLTLGAIAVAFALAFGLGSRETAGKLTERWRQQLEKPGSSTGPGTASSAYNNPTD
- a CDS encoding HD domain-containing phosphohydrolase, whose protein sequence is MLARPSREDAALTVYSSSQPEKTLDLDQEPPAPVGMYEAMFRLNPLPMWVYDLQTLRFLEVNQAALLRYGYTRAEFLSMDLMGIRPPEEQNLLRKYFCAPSEQRVLEEERSWIHLTRSGEHLEVHVESQEVEFQGRPARLVVVQDITEKNRIQKALEESQSQFKLIAENTVNLIIRFDRAFQVTYVSPSIQTLLGYTPQEFMEIADHQYIHPEDRERVIQEVLQAVQERAHQKILEYRLQHKSGFYLWGETAFRLMWQGEDFQGFVSSSLNITDRVEARQELMESLTTLSQMVRLAEELEQASDPLDVIHLALQHCTSVLPFDYGMFVQVEDHQYQVGTCLNLQPALAENLLSHYLSHSGPRLLHAFLKGTPAFFDAHEPLCAPPEPLPRAQACQVALLPIRADGRLRGFLVLGTFEDRLAFTENNQRILRAVRDRISHAFERSSYIEKLSFSREETLKSIGMVLEYRDYETKGHTDRVVHLTQLLGRKMGLLGEALDALRWGAYLHDTGKIAIPDHILLKPAKLTPEEFEQVKRHSEIGHEMLKNIPSLPPSTLDVILHHHEKWDGSGYPGKMAGYSIPLVARIFSVVDVYDALVSRRPYKEPFSHEAALQEIQSCSGSMFDPHVVRAFVELMQEETASEHPAS
- a CDS encoding methylenetetrahydrofolate reductase; translated protein: MRIAVELVPKTYEHLQEELTFIQRALPAVDTINLPDLMRYDIRSWDACRPVRDILPQNSPIPHFRSIDINLKKPLPFAENLLEMGIKEVIVVTGDPPTDMSKRVYPTSCIDAIKKFKRELPEIQVYAGLDPYRSSLRSELEYLERKQEAGAAGFFTQPYFDLRLMDVFQEMFEQSECHNMPIFWGVTSVVGVRSRRYWETRNRAIFPRGFEPTLEWNREFVLKALQWVRERDSNIYLMPIKVGIAEYLDGLL
- a CDS encoding deoxyguanosinetriphosphate triphosphohydrolase family protein codes for the protein MLEARRQERKFLDTPDQRNAYARDRDRVFYTDEFRRLAEITQVITPTGYAFHNRLTHTLEVSQISRRIAEKLLRDRKHQKKQTFPEIDPDVVETAALIHDLGHPPFGHIGEAVLDELVSVHDPDGFEGNAQSFRIVTRLAVQSQSYVGLNLTRASLLAAMKYPHLRGELPLDPSNEVQAKRHRKYGAYRDDLEYFLFARAGQSTEMPTIEAQIMDHADDIAYSIHDLVDFYRAGILPAENMKQDSFFERFFEREKHLVLKDIDIEEPEAKTCIRNAIDLMVGDFYSGRRIEHASLKSAASNFISNYVENIRLNPEGTGLCIDPTYKVELAFFRRMIWAYVIHRPQLSTQQRGYRNIIENLFRIYWNSIEDDYQRNIVPPRFMEDIEVLLKVDPEQYRASKARLVSDIISSFSDRQAIMMYRRLSGIDPGQVTDYI